The proteins below are encoded in one region of Streptomyces marianii:
- a CDS encoding SCO3933 family regulatory protein, which produces MRTIRVETSAATILLTEAPEPKVRDRQTGEIAKDTVSGEALMTIGVVYIEEGESSLIKVTLPESGVSEGLTLGAPISLPGLVARPWESVFNGQQRHGIAYRAAAVTPAAFPVATGAAA; this is translated from the coding sequence TTGCGCACCATCCGTGTGGAGACCTCGGCCGCAACGATCCTGCTGACTGAGGCACCCGAGCCCAAGGTCCGCGACCGGCAGACCGGCGAGATCGCCAAGGACACCGTGAGCGGCGAGGCGCTGATGACGATCGGCGTCGTCTACATCGAGGAGGGGGAGTCGTCCCTGATCAAGGTGACCCTTCCGGAGAGCGGGGTGTCCGAGGGGCTGACGCTCGGTGCTCCGATCTCGCTGCCGGGGCTCGTGGCCCGGCCGTGGGAGAGCGTGTTCAACGGGCAGCAGCGGCACGGCATCGCGTACCGCGCCGCCGCTGTCACTCCGGCTGCGTTCCCCGTCGCTACTGGGGCCGCTGCCTGA
- a CDS encoding response regulator transcription factor has protein sequence MTRVLVVEDEESFSDALSYMLRKEGFEVAVATTGPEGLDEFERNGADLVLLDLMLPGLPGTEVCRQLRGRSNVPVIMVTAKDSEIDKVVGLEIGADDYVTKPFSSRELVARIRAVLRRRGEPEEVAPAALEAGPVRMDVDRHVVTVAGGKVDLPLKEFDLLEMLLRNAGRVLTRMQLIDRVWGADYVGDTKTLDVHVKRLRAKIEPDPGAPRYLVTVRGLGYKFEP, from the coding sequence GTGACCCGAGTGCTCGTCGTCGAGGACGAGGAATCCTTCAGCGACGCTCTTTCCTACATGCTCCGCAAGGAGGGCTTCGAGGTCGCCGTCGCGACCACCGGGCCCGAGGGGCTCGACGAGTTCGAGCGCAACGGAGCCGACCTCGTCCTGCTCGACCTGATGCTGCCGGGACTGCCCGGCACCGAGGTCTGCCGCCAGTTGCGCGGCCGGTCCAACGTCCCGGTCATCATGGTCACGGCGAAGGACAGCGAGATCGACAAGGTCGTCGGCCTGGAGATAGGGGCCGACGACTACGTGACGAAGCCCTTCTCCTCGCGGGAGCTGGTCGCCCGCATCCGCGCGGTCCTGCGCCGCCGCGGTGAGCCGGAGGAGGTCGCCCCGGCGGCGCTGGAGGCCGGACCGGTGCGTATGGACGTAGACCGCCACGTCGTCACGGTGGCGGGCGGCAAGGTCGACCTCCCGCTGAAGGAGTTCGACCTCCTGGAGATGCTCCTGCGCAACGCGGGCCGCGTGCTGACCCGGATGCAGCTGATCGACCGGGTGTGGGGCGCGGACTACGTGGGTGACACCAAGACCCTCGACGTCCACGTCAAGCGCCTCCGCGCCAAGATCGAGCCCGACCCGGGCGCGCCGCGCTACCTGGTGACGGTGCGCGGCCTCGGCTACAAGTTCGAGCCGTAG
- a CDS encoding GntR family transcriptional regulator, translating into MTSLPSLLGDLDPTSDRAVFRQIADQLREAIDRGRFKEGEKLPSEAELVDHYGVSRMTVRNSFSILQGEGLVHAEHGKGVFVRPRPPVRRLASDRFARRHREQGKSAFIVEADAAGSHPQVDSLEVKEEKASQDISTRLGSVRRVLARRRRYLLDGRPVEFATSYLPLDIARGTQIAEPNPGPGGIYARLEELSHHLDHFEEEIRARMPSPSEVKTLRLASGVPVIHLIRTAYDAEGRAVEVCDTVMAADAYVLSYQLPAT; encoded by the coding sequence GTGACGTCTCTCCCGAGCCTCCTCGGCGACCTGGACCCCACGAGTGATCGTGCGGTCTTCCGGCAGATCGCCGACCAGCTGCGCGAGGCAATCGACCGTGGGCGATTCAAGGAGGGCGAAAAGCTGCCCTCCGAGGCGGAGCTTGTCGACCACTACGGAGTTTCCCGTATGACGGTCCGAAACTCCTTCTCCATCCTCCAGGGCGAGGGCCTGGTCCACGCTGAACACGGCAAGGGCGTCTTTGTACGACCACGACCGCCCGTGCGGCGCCTCGCCTCCGACCGGTTCGCCCGGCGGCATCGCGAGCAAGGCAAGTCCGCGTTCATCGTCGAGGCCGACGCCGCCGGCAGTCACCCGCAGGTGGACAGCCTGGAGGTCAAGGAAGAGAAGGCCAGTCAGGACATCTCCACCCGGCTGGGGTCCGTACGGCGTGTACTCGCCCGCCGGCGCCGGTACCTGCTCGACGGACGACCGGTCGAGTTCGCCACCTCCTACCTGCCGCTCGACATCGCGCGCGGCACACAGATCGCCGAACCCAACCCCGGCCCCGGTGGCATCTACGCCCGACTCGAAGAGCTGAGCCATCACCTCGACCACTTCGAGGAGGAGATCCGCGCCCGGATGCCCTCGCCGTCCGAGGTGAAGACGCTCCGCCTGGCCTCTGGCGTGCCCGTGATCCACCTGATTCGGACCGCCTACGACGCCGAAGGGCGAGCCGTAGAAGTCTGCGACACGGTGATGGCGGCGGACGCCTACGTCCTGTCGTACCAGCTCCCGGCCACGTGA
- the phoU gene encoding phosphate signaling complex protein PhoU — MRDAYHEELDSIGEGLVEMARLVGSAIGRATTAMLDADLKLAESVIAADQKVDDLQHDLEARAIALLARQQPVATDLRIVVTSLRMSADLERSGDLAQHVAKLARLRFPDSAVPRDLHATILEMGQLAQRLMAKAAEVIITKDVDLALQLETDDDEMDLLHRTLFTHLIDDRWKHGIETAVDVTLLGRYYERYADHAVAVAKRVVYLVTGEHADELQPETRVEGA, encoded by the coding sequence ATGCGGGACGCGTACCACGAGGAACTGGACTCGATCGGCGAAGGCCTCGTCGAGATGGCCAGGCTGGTCGGCTCGGCGATCGGGCGCGCCACCACGGCCATGCTCGACGCCGATCTCAAGCTCGCGGAGAGTGTGATCGCCGCGGACCAGAAGGTCGACGATCTGCAGCACGACCTGGAGGCCCGGGCGATAGCCCTGCTCGCCCGCCAGCAGCCGGTCGCGACGGACCTCCGCATCGTGGTGACCTCGCTGCGGATGAGCGCGGACCTGGAGCGCTCCGGCGACCTGGCCCAGCACGTGGCCAAGCTCGCCCGGCTGCGCTTCCCGGACTCGGCGGTCCCGCGGGACCTGCACGCCACCATCCTGGAGATGGGGCAGCTCGCGCAGCGCCTGATGGCGAAGGCCGCGGAGGTCATCATCACCAAGGACGTCGACCTGGCGCTCCAGCTGGAGACCGACGACGACGAGATGGACCTGCTGCACCGCACCCTCTTCACGCATCTGATCGACGACCGCTGGAAGCACGGCATCGAGACCGCGGTCGACGTCACGCTGCTCGGGCGCTACTACGAGCGGTACGCCGACCACGCCGTGGCCGTGGCCAAGCGCGTCGTGTACCTGGTCACGGGCGAGCACGCCGACGAGCTGCAGCCGGAGACGCGGGTCGAGGGCGCGTGA
- a CDS encoding IS630 family transposase: MELSVEQVAELRELVNSRDVPADVATRGRIVLWSGEGRRRKDIAELLGVSLPTVDRWKTRYAEQGLAGLDGERPGGAREQVPARVRSRVIALTRMTPPDGTGLSHWSTRELAKYLERTENVTVSWHYIARVWREESLKPHRSGTFKISKDPAFAEKVADVIGLYLAPPGGAVVLSIDEKTQIQALDRTQRVLPVAFAASEKRTADYVRHGTTNLFAALNVTTGEVLGECRPTRNGKDFLTFLKKAVKPHAGKDIHVVLDNLSTHTTPEVKEWLAKNPHVHFHFTPVGSSWLNQIEIWFGILTRQSIRRGTFSSVNVLIKQIRDYIDSWNESAKPFTWTATAGEVLAKVRLVATNMKKLVNNNSN; encoded by the coding sequence ATGGAGCTCTCCGTGGAACAGGTCGCCGAGTTGCGGGAGTTGGTGAACAGCAGGGACGTGCCTGCGGATGTCGCCACGCGGGGCCGGATCGTGCTGTGGTCGGGTGAGGGGCGCCGACGCAAGGACATTGCCGAGTTGCTCGGGGTGTCGCTGCCCACCGTGGACCGCTGGAAGACCCGTTATGCCGAGCAGGGCCTGGCGGGGCTGGACGGGGAGCGTCCCGGTGGTGCACGGGAGCAGGTACCGGCCCGGGTGCGGTCCCGAGTGATCGCGCTGACGCGTATGACACCGCCGGACGGCACGGGGCTTTCGCACTGGTCCACACGGGAGTTGGCGAAGTACCTGGAGCGGACCGAGAACGTCACCGTGTCCTGGCACTACATCGCGCGCGTCTGGCGCGAGGAGAGCCTCAAGCCGCACCGCAGTGGCACCTTCAAGATTTCGAAGGACCCGGCGTTCGCGGAGAAGGTGGCCGACGTGATCGGCCTCTACCTCGCCCCGCCGGGCGGCGCGGTGGTCCTCTCGATCGACGAGAAGACGCAGATCCAGGCGCTGGACCGAACCCAGCGGGTACTGCCCGTCGCGTTCGCGGCGAGCGAGAAGCGCACCGCCGACTACGTCCGGCACGGCACCACGAACCTGTTCGCCGCCCTGAACGTGACCACCGGCGAAGTGCTCGGCGAGTGCAGGCCGACCCGGAACGGCAAGGACTTCCTGACCTTCTTGAAGAAGGCGGTGAAACCACACGCCGGAAAGGACATCCACGTCGTCCTGGACAACCTCTCCACGCACACCACCCCAGAGGTCAAGGAGTGGCTGGCCAAGAACCCGCACGTCCACTTCCATTTCACTCCCGTCGGCTCCTCGTGGCTGAACCAGATCGAGATCTGGTTCGGAATCCTGACCCGGCAGTCCATCCGCCGCGGCACGTTCTCCAGCGTCAACGTCCTGATCAAGCAGATCCGCGACTACATCGACTCCTGGAACGAGAGCGCGAAACCGTTCACCTGGACCGCGACCGCCGGCGAGGTCCTCGCCAAAGTCCGACTCGTCGCGACCAACATGAAGAAACTCGTCAATAACAACTCGAACTGA
- a CDS encoding NUDIX hydrolase, translated as MSVAGVVVDAQGRALLIQRRDNRKWEPPGGVLEREETISEALQREVLEETGIKIALPATLTGVYKNMTGLIVSLVFRCEAADGTPTTGDETRALRWATREEVTELADEAYAIRVLDALDAASPPAIRAHNGVKLV; from the coding sequence GTGAGCGTTGCAGGAGTCGTCGTCGACGCCCAGGGCCGCGCCCTCTTGATCCAGCGCCGCGACAACCGCAAGTGGGAACCCCCGGGCGGAGTCCTCGAACGTGAGGAAACCATCTCCGAGGCCCTCCAGCGCGAAGTTCTCGAAGAGACCGGCATCAAGATCGCACTTCCCGCGACCCTCACCGGCGTCTACAAGAACATGACGGGCCTGATCGTCTCGCTGGTCTTCCGCTGCGAAGCCGCCGACGGCACGCCCACCACAGGGGACGAGACCCGCGCGCTGCGCTGGGCCACCCGCGAAGAAGTCACCGAACTCGCCGACGAGGCGTACGCGATCCGCGTCCTGGATGCATTGGACGCGGCATCCCCGCCGGCCATTCGCGCCCACAACGGCGTGAAACTCGTCTAG
- a CDS encoding sensor histidine kinase: MDVNAAVAALAAIAGVCTGVIAMLAFRWSERDQARPTRTSLHTDAVLPPGVDTVLSVLRSSAVVLDESDSVVKASSAAYALGLVRGGKLAVEPMLHMARDTRRDGEIRQVELDLPRRGTGRGEALAVSARVAPLGSRLVLLLVEDLTEARRIEAVRRDFVANVSHELKTPVGALSLLSEAVMDASDDPEAVTRFAGRMQIEATRLTNLVQELIDLSRVQNDNPLEDAEPVRVDELVAEAIDRSRHTASTKQITMAVGGTARGDGTTGLHVWGNRGQLAAALGNLVENAVNYSPARTRVGIAARRVTAPGGDQIEIAVTDQGIGISEKDRERIFERFYRVDPARSRATGGTGLGLAIVKHVAASHGGEVTVWSTEGQGSTFTLRLPEAGSVRDRTHVPGGDLADDGPYDSDPASDPDPDPDSGPDFAPDSGPDPDAASAHRADPGAEPGHRRDPDPDSPPGPHLRTAPREPLPAPEVLP; encoded by the coding sequence ATGGACGTGAACGCGGCGGTCGCCGCATTGGCCGCGATCGCCGGGGTGTGCACCGGCGTGATCGCCATGCTGGCGTTCCGCTGGAGCGAGCGCGACCAGGCGAGACCCACCCGGACCTCCCTGCACACGGACGCCGTCCTGCCGCCCGGTGTCGACACCGTGCTCTCCGTGCTGCGCTCTTCGGCGGTCGTGCTCGACGAGAGCGACTCCGTCGTCAAGGCCAGCTCGGCCGCGTACGCGCTCGGCCTGGTCAGGGGCGGGAAGCTGGCCGTGGAGCCCATGCTCCACATGGCCCGCGACACGCGCCGCGACGGCGAGATACGGCAGGTGGAGCTCGACCTGCCGCGTCGCGGTACCGGACGCGGCGAGGCGCTCGCCGTCTCCGCCCGGGTCGCGCCGCTGGGCTCCCGGCTGGTGCTGCTCCTCGTGGAGGACCTCACCGAGGCCCGGCGCATCGAAGCGGTACGGCGCGACTTCGTCGCCAATGTGAGCCATGAGCTCAAGACGCCGGTCGGCGCGCTCTCCCTGCTCTCCGAGGCCGTCATGGACGCCTCCGACGACCCCGAGGCGGTCACCCGCTTCGCCGGCCGGATGCAGATCGAGGCGACCCGGCTCACCAACCTCGTACAGGAGCTCATCGACCTCTCCCGGGTGCAGAACGACAACCCGCTGGAGGATGCCGAGCCCGTACGCGTGGACGAACTGGTCGCGGAGGCCATCGACCGGTCCCGCCACACGGCGTCCACCAAGCAGATCACCATGGCCGTCGGGGGCACCGCCCGGGGCGACGGCACCACCGGCCTGCACGTCTGGGGCAACCGGGGCCAGCTGGCGGCGGCCCTCGGCAATCTCGTCGAGAACGCCGTCAACTACTCCCCGGCCCGCACGCGCGTCGGCATCGCCGCACGCCGTGTCACCGCACCCGGCGGGGACCAGATCGAGATCGCCGTGACCGACCAGGGCATCGGCATCTCGGAGAAGGACCGCGAGCGGATCTTCGAACGCTTCTACCGCGTCGACCCCGCCCGCTCCCGCGCGACCGGCGGTACCGGTCTGGGCCTGGCCATCGTCAAGCACGTGGCCGCCTCGCACGGCGGGGAGGTCACGGTGTGGAGCACGGAGGGCCAGGGCTCCACCTTCACCCTGCGGTTGCCGGAGGCCGGCTCCGTCAGGGACCGTACGCACGTCCCGGGCGGCGACCTCGCCGACGACGGACCCTACGACTCCGATCCGGCCTCCGATCCGGATCCCGATCCCGACTCCGGTCCCGATTTCGCTCCCGACTCCGGTCCCGATCCCGACGCCGCCTCCGCTCACCGGGCAGATCCCGGTGCGGAGCCGGGCCACCGCCGCGATCCGGACCCCGACTCCCCTCCCGGTCCTCATCTTCGGACCGCACCACGCGAACCACTGCCTGCCCCGGAGGTCCTTCCGTGA
- a CDS encoding GNAT family N-acetyltransferase, producing MTLRLEKITPDNVEAALRLRVRPEQEKNVEPVAVSLAEAYAWGDTAWPRLMVDGDRPVGFVMAFLDIAWNPAVDPEDRRSGLWRLNIAADGQGRGYGRFAVRAVAEEIRRRGRDRLFTTWEPGEAGPGAFYLKLGFRTTGETSGGQTVGVLDLAAAS from the coding sequence ATGACCTTGCGCCTGGAGAAGATCACGCCGGACAACGTGGAAGCCGCGCTCAGGCTGCGCGTACGGCCTGAGCAGGAGAAGAACGTCGAGCCGGTCGCGGTCTCGCTCGCCGAGGCGTACGCGTGGGGCGACACGGCCTGGCCGCGGCTGATGGTCGACGGGGACCGACCCGTGGGCTTCGTCATGGCGTTCCTCGACATCGCGTGGAACCCGGCCGTGGACCCCGAGGACCGGCGCAGCGGTCTGTGGCGGCTGAACATCGCCGCGGACGGACAGGGACGCGGGTACGGGCGTTTCGCCGTGCGCGCCGTCGCCGAGGAGATCAGGCGGCGCGGACGGGACCGCCTCTTCACGACCTGGGAGCCGGGGGAGGCCGGGCCCGGTGCGTTCTACCTGAAGTTGGGCTTCCGGACCACCGGCGAGACGAGCGGTGGCCAGACCGTGGGAGTACTGGACCTGGCTGCCGCCTCGTGA
- a CDS encoding ATP-binding protein yields the protein MHEYTSTARVWGLSCPGFPEEVSRARRWTRDILRGSPLAEDAELIVSELSANAILHTASGLTSGSFHLALAVSPQVIALSVTDDGGTGTAPKAEHRDQEAEHGRGLGMVTAIAHRVVVHDSDAGHTVTAELYRDVRPGDRPC from the coding sequence ATGCACGAGTATACGAGCACTGCTCGGGTCTGGGGGCTCAGTTGCCCAGGATTTCCGGAGGAGGTCAGCAGAGCCCGCCGATGGACGCGGGACATCCTGCGCGGCTCGCCATTAGCGGAGGATGCCGAACTGATCGTGAGCGAGCTCAGCGCAAACGCGATCCTCCACACCGCCAGCGGCCTCACGTCCGGCAGCTTCCACCTGGCCCTGGCCGTGTCCCCTCAGGTCATCGCCCTGTCGGTCACGGATGACGGCGGCACTGGCACGGCCCCGAAGGCCGAGCACCGGGACCAGGAGGCCGAGCACGGCCGGGGCCTGGGCATGGTGACGGCGATCGCTCACCGGGTTGTGGTCCATGACAGCGACGCTGGCCACACCGTCACCGCGGAGCTCTACAGGGATGTCCGTCCAGGAGACCGCCCGTGCTGA